Proteins encoded in a region of the Salminus brasiliensis chromosome 2, fSalBra1.hap2, whole genome shotgun sequence genome:
- the taf3 gene encoding transcription initiation factor TFIID subunit 3, giving the protein MCESYARSLLRVSVAQVCQALGWDAVQLSACDLLSDVLERYLQQLARGCHRYSELYGRTDPGLSDVDQAFGLMGVSVAELDDYINNLEPVAFSQSIPQFPIAKGSVLQFPASGFETDARNALRGERKDYIPEYLPPLVSLQEGKKAFY; this is encoded by the exons ATGTGTGAGAGCTACGCCCGCTCGCTGCTGCGGGTGTCCGTGGCGCAGGTCTGCCAGGCGCTGGGCTGGGACGCCGTGCAGCTCTCCGCCTGCGACCTGCTGTCCGACGTGCTGGAGAGGTACCTGCAGCAGCTCGCCAGAGGCTGCCACCGCTACTCGGAGCTCT ATGGACGGACGGACCCCGGTCTGAGCGACGTCGACCAGGCCTTTGGGCTGATGGGGGTCAGTGTAGCGGAGCTGGATGACTACATCAACAACCTAGAGCCGGTGGCCTTCTCTCAGTCCATCCCTCAGTTCCCCATCGCCAAGGGCAGCGTGCTGCAGTTCCCTGCTTCCGGCTTCGAAACGGATGCCCGCAATGCCCTGCGCGGAGAGAGGAAAGACTACATCCCAGAATACTTACCTCCGCTTGTCTCGCTGCAGGAAG